The following are encoded together in the Humulus lupulus chromosome 5, drHumLupu1.1, whole genome shotgun sequence genome:
- the LOC133779464 gene encoding uncharacterized protein LOC133779464, with translation MCEHNLYIFAISVPISLHSQATFVVKFNGLNFSEWSEQVQFHLNVLDLDLTLLSEKPAAVTTTSRAEQRPSYKAWERPNRLSLMFMRMTVANNIKSTIKKIESAKEFMKFLEESSQSEFVDKSIPGTLIDTLTTIKFDGSRTMHEHIIEMTNMETRLKTMGE, from the coding sequence ATGTGTGAgcataatttatatatttttgcaataTCTGTTCCTATTTCTCTTCATTCGCAAGCCACGTTTGTTGTTAAGTTTAATGGACTAAATTTCTCTGAATGGTCTGAACAAGTTCAATTTCACCTCAATGTTCTGGATCTTGATTTGACACTCTTAAGTGAGAAACCAGCTGCAGTTACTACTACTAGCAGAGCTGAACAAAGACCTTCCTATAAAGCTTGGGAAAGACCTAATAGACTGAGCTTAATGTTTATGCGAATGACTGTAGCAAACAATATCAAGTCCACAATTAAGAAAATTGAAAGTGCTAAGGAATTTATGAAGTTTTTGGAAGAATCCTCCCAGTCTGAGTTTGTTGATAAGTCAATCCCTGGGACATTAATCGATACTTTAACCACCATTAAGTTTGATGGTTCTCGTACTATGCATGAGCATATCATTGAAATGACGAATATGGAAACAAGATTAAAGACCATGGGTGAATGA